The window TCGTTAAATTTTAGCCAGCTTAAATCGCGGTTAAAGAAAGTAGTTTCGATCATTTGTTCCATTAAAGTTTACCGTAAGCTGCGTAAGCAATAACGAATGCAAATACTGCGGCAATTAAGCCCCACATAAAAATATTGTAGGCCAGGCGAATGAGTTTATATTTACGGCCCAAAACCACACCCTGCGAGTACACATCGGTAATTAGGGTGCCGTATAAAAAGTCTTTATCGTTCATTACCTTAATCATTCCTTCTGTATAACTGGGCAAACTCATTTTATAAAAGTTACCAAAAAACAGCAGGTTCACTTTTTTATTGTCCATATCTTCTTTGGTAAATTCTCCTTTTGGGATAGATGGACGGGTAGATAGAATAGAAACCACCACACAGGTTAAACTAACTAATAGTAAAATAAAAGTGGGAATAATCAGATTGCCATGATCTTCGAGCCTGCGTAGCAGCAAACTCACAATTAGCGAAAGCATAATGGAGTTTACGGTAATCAGTATGTGTGCTTTATTATCCGCCATATCGCTAAGGCGTTGGTTGTTGGCCGAGGTAATACGGAACATGGTTTCGATACCTTTATCAGGCCTGTCGTCTTTATCTTTCTTTTTCTTTCCGGTTACTACTTCGGGTGCAAAATTTTCGGTCTCGGCCAGCTCAGTGCTGATTTCTTCCTGGGCAGTAAGCTTACTTTTTAATTTAGCGATGTTTGCCTGTTTCTGATCGCTTAACAACAGGCTTGCATAATCGGTAAGGTAATGGTGCGATTCCATAAATTGGATATCTTTTTGGCGCCATTCGGTTTTGCTGATGTCTTTTTTGTAAATCAGTTCTACTTCTTTGTGCATTAACTTTCCTTTTTTTCGAAAATCGGGCAGTCCAAGGTGGAAAAGATCTGCATCGCAAAGAATTTTATCGGTTTGGTTGGTTGGTTGCTGAGGAATTTTTGTGGCTAAAATAGCACTTTTAACACCCTCACGCACATCTGCACTTACCCCATTTTTCTCCAAAAAATGATCGGCCATTTCAGCCCCTTTTGCTTCGTGGTTTAATGCATCTTCAAAATAACCGGTATCGTGAAAGTAAGCTGCTACGGTTACCACGAAGAAATCCTGCTCACTTAGCTGGTAATGGTTGGCAATTTGCTGCGCCGCATTAACCACTTCTTCGGTGTGTGCAAAATTGTGGTAAACCAACCTCGGATCGTTATGGGTTTGGAAGTAATGGCTAACATGCCGGGCTGCATCTTCCTGCAATTGTTTATAGTTCATGAGCGTATTCGGGCTGGGATAATTTATTGTTTTGAAGGAAATGCATTTTCTTTAAATCAATTAAAGCTAAAATTGTTTCGATTTTATGATTTAAAATTACGCTAATTTTAACAAAAACAATGTTCATCTGCCTTAAACAATAATAATGCCTGTTTATTTTACAAAAAGACTAAAGTCGGAGGTCGGGAGATCGGGGTTGGAGGTCTGGATGCAGAACCAAAACTTAATGTGCTTAATTACTTAATGGTGAAAAGTCGAAGACAATGAGGCACTGCCCTTCGACTACGCTCAGGGTGACAGGCTTTTAAATTTCGGGTACCCTTTGAAATGAAGGCTTGGTTAGGCTACAAAACACATGAGTGATGAAGTAATACCGAATGAACCAATAAACATACTTAGCTTTTAAACCCGGCCAGTGCAGTATCAACCAAAGGCGCCACACTTAAAAAATTGTTAGCAAGCACAAGAATTTCCTCTTCTATATTTCTACCTTCGAAACTCACCCAGCCTTCCATTAAAGTTAAAGGACCATATTTTATGCTTACATTTGGCCATTGTTGCTCCAATGTTTTAAAATCGTATCTAAATGAGTCTGCAAATTTTCTGCTCTCTATTGTGTAACCAGCCAAATGCCTCAATTTAAATGCGTGGATATTGTACAACAGCTTTTGTTCGCGGTTGCTTGCTTCGCTTATCCAAACGGAAAAAAATATCCGGGTTTTGGCCAATAAAGGATCTTCGTTTGGGCTACACCATGCCTTTTTAAATATTTTTACGCAAACACAGTCCAATACTTCAACTACAGCAACTTCGAGCTGCATTTCTTTTAGCTGTTCCTGATTGAGCTGGTTTACAGCCTTACTAAATATTTCGAGGTATTTTTCAGATCCGATCATTCACTGAAGTGGTTTTGTTTGCAATTTATTGCTTTTATCTTAAATGTGGCTGATCATCTTCCTAAAGTACGTGCAAATTAAATAAAGCCGGAATCTATTAAAAGACCCCGGCTTAATCACCTGCATTTTAGGTAATCAATAAAATTATTTAATCTGGTAAATTACTTCATGTGCTTCCCAGGGAGCCGGTACTTCCAACTTATGTACCAGTTTCTCTAAAACCATAGCAGGCACCACAGCATCGCGGTTTTTGTTCTGCTGCGATAACAACTGATGCGGCACTTCGATATACACCAGGCGCACTTTGGCTTTGTAGGTATTAAAAAGCTCTATTAACTGCACACGCATTTGCCCGGTAATATTGGTTGCATTCCACACAAAAGGCTGCTGCTTGCGCAGGTACACCCGAGCTTGTTCTTTGGCCTCTTGTATTACCCTGCCATTACCAGCCTTATCAGTTGCTTTAATGCCCCATTTTACACGGATGGCATCTAATGAAATAACCGGCCAATCGCCATAATGCTGCTTAATAAAAGTATCTTTCCCTGCACCGGGAAGACCACTCATTAAAACCACCTCGGCCAATGGCTGCTCAAAAGGTACATAATCCAGATAGCTGTCTTCGTGCTGCAAATAATGTATTTTGGCTTCACCAGAGATAAACTGGCGTGCCTGCCCCCAACATTGGTGCTCTTTACAAAATTCTTCGAAACAGGCTATCCGGTATAACATATCTTCCTGATCAATGCAGATACGGCCAAGCATATCGGCGCTTGCCAGTAAAGCCAGCCATTGGGTATTTACTTCCATGCTTACTTTTACCAAAGCTTTTAGCGGATCGGGCTTTTCGAACAACCAGATCGGAAAACCATGGTAACGCACCAGGCCAACAACCTGCTCGCGAATGGCGAAAGGCACTTTACCATCTAAATACAGTAGTTTACGGGCAAACTGCGCACCTTTACGTGCGTGCCCGTTGGAGGTGATGCTTCCATCGGGTTCAAAAACCGTTGTACTGTACTTCTCTACATCGTGCAACAGCGCTGCTGTCCACAAAATTTCCTGCTCCTGAGCCGGTAAGGCTTTAAAATCAGCTTTATTTTGCAAGGCAGCCAAAACCATTTGCGTATGTATGGCTACATCGCCTTCGGTATGATAACGTTTATCCTGCTCTACACCATTCATCCGTTTCACCCAGTCGAACTGTGTTTCGAGGTATTCCCAGTTTTTATTTTCGCTAAAGGTCCACATTTTTACCTCCTTCGTTAATTAAGGCTGCACGTTTCCAGTTCCTGGTCCAATGTTCGTCGGTTTTAACGTGTCCTTTCCTTACATATTTAAATACATTTTGGGCAAAGGCATCAACCTCGTAGCCTTCAGCATTGCGGCTAACAATCCCCTCCATGGTTGTTTCTTTGTTCTCGTAAACATCAAACGGCTCAA is drawn from Pedobacter sp. HDW13 and contains these coding sequences:
- a CDS encoding AAA family ATPase codes for the protein MWTFSENKNWEYLETQFDWVKRMNGVEQDKRYHTEGDVAIHTQMVLAALQNKADFKALPAQEQEILWTAALLHDVEKYSTTVFEPDGSITSNGHARKGAQFARKLLYLDGKVPFAIREQVVGLVRYHGFPIWLFEKPDPLKALVKVSMEVNTQWLALLASADMLGRICIDQEDMLYRIACFEEFCKEHQCWGQARQFISGEAKIHYLQHEDSYLDYVPFEQPLAEVVLMSGLPGAGKDTFIKQHYGDWPVISLDAIRVKWGIKATDKAGNGRVIQEAKEQARVYLRKQQPFVWNATNITGQMRVQLIELFNTYKAKVRLVYIEVPHQLLSQQNKNRDAVVPAMVLEKLVHKLEVPAPWEAHEVIYQIK
- a CDS encoding Pycsar system effector family protein, with translation MNYKQLQEDAARHVSHYFQTHNDPRLVYHNFAHTEEVVNAAQQIANHYQLSEQDFFVVTVAAYFHDTGYFEDALNHEAKGAEMADHFLEKNGVSADVREGVKSAILATKIPQQPTNQTDKILCDADLFHLGLPDFRKKGKLMHKEVELIYKKDISKTEWRQKDIQFMESHHYLTDYASLLLSDQKQANIAKLKSKLTAQEEISTELAETENFAPEVVTGKKKKDKDDRPDKGIETMFRITSANNQRLSDMADNKAHILITVNSIMLSLIVSLLLRRLEDHGNLIIPTFILLLVSLTCVVVSILSTRPSIPKGEFTKEDMDNKKVNLLFFGNFYKMSLPSYTEGMIKVMNDKDFLYGTLITDVYSQGVVLGRKYKLIRLAYNIFMWGLIAAVFAFVIAYAAYGKL